In Cydia amplana chromosome 2, ilCydAmpl1.1, whole genome shotgun sequence, the following proteins share a genomic window:
- the LOC134659903 gene encoding uncharacterized protein LOC134659903, with protein sequence MIVDSEARQERSSSLRSHVASLPPPRAAPPSPTPAPDSPKQPSSQPPMQQEPPRPASPRPGPSSAPDLPDTQPQVLSSSVEDQELDDDILLMLGDAPKPELALGDSIHKDVASRWHEILLKGLQKEVKEKLFQEYLVPSNCDLLVAPTLNAEAKAALTDSSIKRDHAIMEKQKQLGIALSALAQAMDLLLKPDASAQKILKPVSDACRILCDSHYLETKIRRYFVVSSINTDLKETLTNTVRDGFLFGDNVSDKLKAAQSIQKSGETLKHTPKPVNNRFNKNNFVLNKKSQKNNLNFKPLHQRTQSKYDAGHYRPSPRSSRPNSARAAPRRPSSPRRPSSPRRRSYRSYRR encoded by the coding sequence ATGATAGTCGATTCTGAAGCACGCCAAGAGCGAAGCTCATCGCTGCGCAGCCACGTGGCGTCGCTGCCGCCGCCTCGCGCCGCACCGCCGTCGCCAACACCAGCGCCAGATTCGCCGAAGCAACCATCGTCCCAGCCCCCGATGCAACAAGAGCCGCCCCGACCAGCATCTCCACGCCCAGGACCGTCGTCTGCTCCAGATCTTCCAGATACTCAACCCCAGGTACTTTCGTCTTCCGTGGAGGATCAAGAACTCGATGACGACATCTTGTTAATGTTAGGCGATGCTCCAAAACCAGAACTGGCCTTAGGCGACAGCATACACAAGGACGTGGCCAGTAGGTGGCATGAAATCTTACTAAAAGGTTTACAAAAGGAGGTGAAAGAAAAGCTTTTTCAGGAATACCTTGTTCCCAGCAATTGTGACCTCTTAGTTGCTCCTACACTTAACGCCGAGGCTAAGGCGGCATTGACAGATAGTTCAATAAAAAGAGATCATGCCATAATGGAAAAACAGAAGCAATTAGGAATTGCTCTGTCTGCTCTCGCGCAGGCCATGGATTTATTGCTTAAACCAGATGCATCTGCGCAAAAAATCTTGAAACCAGTCAGTGATGCTTGTCGTATCTTGTGCGATAGCCATTACTTGGAAACAAAAATACGTCGCTACTTCGTAGTTTCGTCAATTAACACCGATCTTAAAGAGACGCTTACTAATACGGTTAGAGACGGTTTCCTTTTCGGAGATAATGTATCTGACAAATTAAAAGCCGCTCAATCTATTCAAAAGTCTGGTGAAACATTAAAACACACACCAAAACCGGTTAACAatcgttttaataaaaataactttgtaCTTAACAAAAAGTCTcagaaaaacaatttaaacttcAAACCCCTGCATCAAAGGACGCAGAGCAAGTACGATGCAGGGCACTACCGGCCGTCGCCGCGCTCCAGCCGCCCGAacagcgcccgcgccgccccgcgccgcccgagctcgccgcgccgcccgagctcgccgcgccgccgcagCTACCGGAGCTACAGGAGGTAG